The Deinococcus taeanensis genome has a window encoding:
- a CDS encoding flavin-containing monooxygenase translates to MLFDAVVIGAGQSGLATAYHLQQRGLRFVMLETGARPVGSWPQHYDSLRLFSPARYAALPGLPFPGDPEHYPTRDEVAAYLEAYARQFHFPVLTGANVSQVLPTGAAFRVLTDDGRTVESRAVVAATGTFRKPRTPDVPGRPNFQGRTLHSLEYRNAPPFHGERVVVVGAGNSAVQIAVELAQVARVTLAVRTPVPFFPQRPLGWDVHDWITWLRVDQWPLGWLGRLPSPRTVFDPGVYRAAFHEGRLDQRRMFSRFTARGVVWTTGTEEAVDSVIFATGYRTNLDYLWGTGALDARGEPVQRLGRSLTVPGLYYVGLSGQRAFASATLRGAAPDAALVVRHLASHLRAAGRRAAAGTGPHGLR, encoded by the coding sequence ATGCTGTTTGACGCGGTGGTCATCGGGGCTGGCCAGTCGGGCCTGGCCACGGCCTACCACCTGCAACAGCGTGGCCTGCGGTTTGTGATGCTGGAGACGGGCGCGCGGCCGGTGGGCTCCTGGCCGCAGCATTACGACAGCCTGAGGCTGTTCTCTCCCGCCCGCTACGCGGCCTTGCCGGGTCTGCCCTTCCCGGGTGACCCGGAGCATTATCCGACCCGTGATGAGGTGGCGGCCTACCTTGAAGCGTATGCCCGGCAATTTCACTTTCCGGTCCTGACCGGGGCGAACGTGTCACAGGTGCTGCCCACCGGCGCGGCCTTCCGGGTCCTGACCGACGATGGCCGGACGGTGGAGTCACGGGCCGTGGTGGCGGCGACCGGAACCTTTCGCAAGCCACGCACCCCGGACGTGCCGGGGCGTCCGAACTTCCAGGGACGGACCCTGCATTCGCTCGAGTACCGGAACGCGCCCCCCTTCCACGGCGAGCGGGTCGTGGTCGTGGGGGCAGGGAATTCAGCAGTTCAGATCGCGGTGGAACTTGCCCAGGTCGCCCGGGTCACCCTGGCCGTGCGCACCCCCGTGCCGTTCTTCCCGCAGCGCCCGCTGGGGTGGGATGTTCACGACTGGATCACCTGGCTGCGGGTGGACCAGTGGCCGCTCGGATGGCTCGGCCGGCTTCCCAGCCCGCGGACCGTGTTCGACCCGGGCGTTTACCGCGCCGCCTTCCACGAGGGCCGTCTGGACCAGCGGCGGATGTTCAGCCGCTTCACGGCGCGGGGCGTGGTCTGGACCACCGGCACCGAGGAAGCTGTGGACAGCGTCATTTTTGCTACCGGTTACCGCACGAATCTGGATTACCTGTGGGGGACGGGGGCCCTGGATGCGCGGGGAGAACCAGTACAGCGGCTGGGCCGGAGCTTGACGGTGCCAGGCCTGTATTACGTGGGCCTCAGTGGGCAGCGCGCGTTCGCGTCCGCCACCCTCCGGGGCGCCGCTCCGGATGCGGCCCTGGTGGTCCGGCACCTGGCCAGCCATCTCAGGGCGGCAGGGCGGCGTGCCGCCGCAGGGACCGGCCCACACGGCCTGAGGTAA
- a CDS encoding TOBE domain-containing protein: protein MNFIPGQQRGQEVRTGLGVFQVGVAREGPVTLVMRPETMHRALGENAFQGEVMACAFAGGFQRVTLRAGPQTLVWHAPAHEAVVVGQQVTLSCPAPGCWTVPRGSVEHPSGGPT, encoded by the coding sequence GTGAACTTTATTCCAGGGCAGCAGCGGGGCCAGGAGGTGCGGACCGGGCTGGGCGTGTTCCAGGTGGGCGTGGCGCGCGAAGGCCCGGTCACGCTCGTCATGAGGCCCGAAACCATGCACCGGGCGCTCGGTGAGAATGCCTTCCAGGGGGAAGTGATGGCCTGCGCGTTCGCCGGGGGGTTCCAGCGCGTGACCTTGCGTGCCGGGCCGCAGACGCTGGTGTGGCACGCGCCTGCGCATGAAGCCGTCGTGGTGGGTCAGCAGGTGACGTTGTCCTGCCCCGCCCCAGGCTGCTGGACAGTTCCACGCGGGAGTGTGGAGCACCCATCCGGAGGACCCACATGA
- a CDS encoding Crp/Fnr family transcriptional regulator translates to MNTVDPTRRLLSLLGVSPVPKTPQRAWSVTDTNWMTSISDPDMQRLGQICPPRRYARGARVYRRGESAGNLYILLEGHVKLAQPGWLGNERVLTVCGPDDFFGENFLTLARTCLADAVCLGDHTVVCPVSREQFLEVATQLPHVALTFAMVLARRNADLEERLHVMTQPVQVRLARVMVELAVRLGENLGGEVYHLKLDLRHDEIASLANASRVSATQAISAWRAQELVLGTRGDYRVNVQGLEALIEQLELEALE, encoded by the coding sequence ATGAATACGGTTGACCCGACGCGCCGGCTGCTCTCCTTGCTGGGCGTGAGTCCTGTGCCCAAGACGCCGCAACGTGCCTGGTCAGTCACGGACACCAACTGGATGACCTCCATCAGCGACCCCGACATGCAGCGACTCGGGCAGATCTGTCCGCCCCGCCGGTATGCGCGCGGGGCGCGGGTCTACCGGCGGGGTGAGTCAGCAGGCAATCTCTACATCTTGCTCGAAGGCCACGTCAAACTCGCCCAACCCGGCTGGCTGGGCAACGAGCGCGTCCTGACCGTCTGCGGTCCGGACGACTTCTTCGGGGAGAACTTCCTGACCCTCGCCCGGACCTGTCTGGCTGATGCAGTGTGCCTGGGTGACCACACCGTCGTGTGCCCGGTGAGCCGCGAGCAGTTCCTGGAGGTGGCCACCCAGCTGCCTCACGTCGCCCTGACCTTCGCGATGGTGTTGGCGCGGCGCAACGCAGACCTGGAGGAGCGCCTCCACGTCATGACCCAGCCAGTGCAGGTGCGGCTGGCGCGCGTCATGGTGGAACTCGCGGTCCGGCTCGGCGAGAACCTCGGCGGCGAGGTGTACCACCTGAAACTGGACCTCCGGCACGACGAGATCGCCAGCCTGGCGAACGCCAGCCGGGTGAGTGCCACGCAGGCGATCAGCGCGTGGCGGGCCCAGGAGCTCGTACTGGGCACGCGAGGCGACTACCGGGTGAACGTGCAGGGTCTCGAGGCCCTGATCGAGCAACTGGAACTGGAGGCACTGGAGTGA
- a CDS encoding haloacid dehalogenase type II: MANVVVFDVIETLLDLRALDSDFAQLFGDAGAREQWFQRVLKTALTTTVTGAYQDFGAIGGAALDMTATLRGMRVSADDKRHLRAALTTLPAHPDVMGGLERLKDAGFRLATLSNNPRESSEAQLRNANLSAFFDQMLSAHDVRRLKPAPEPYRYAAEQLGVHVSGMWMVAAHGWDIQGAARAGCRTAFVDRPGHVLSPLADLPTVTGPDIEAVAVRLLEQPSE, encoded by the coding sequence GTGGCAAATGTCGTGGTTTTTGACGTGATCGAAACCCTGCTTGATCTGCGGGCGCTTGACTCGGACTTCGCGCAGCTGTTCGGAGATGCCGGCGCCCGCGAGCAGTGGTTTCAACGGGTTTTGAAGACGGCCCTGACCACCACCGTGACGGGGGCCTACCAGGACTTCGGCGCGATCGGTGGCGCGGCCCTGGACATGACGGCCACCCTCCGCGGGATGAGGGTCAGCGCGGACGACAAACGCCACCTGCGTGCGGCGCTGACCACCCTGCCTGCCCACCCGGACGTGATGGGTGGCCTGGAGCGGCTGAAGGACGCGGGTTTTCGCCTGGCGACCCTGAGCAACAATCCCCGTGAGAGCAGCGAGGCGCAGCTCCGGAATGCGAACCTGAGCGCCTTTTTTGACCAGATGCTCTCCGCCCATGACGTGCGGCGGCTGAAACCGGCGCCGGAGCCGTACCGGTACGCGGCTGAGCAGTTGGGCGTGCACGTCAGCGGCATGTGGATGGTCGCCGCGCACGGCTGGGACATTCAGGGGGCGGCCCGGGCAGGCTGCCGGACCGCCTTCGTCGACCGCCCGGGCCACGTCCTGAGCCCCCTGGCTGACCTGCCCACTGTCACCGGCCCCGACATCGAGGCGGTGGCGGTGCGTCTCCTTGAGCAACCGTCAGAATGA
- a CDS encoding 1-acyl-sn-glycerol-3-phosphate acyltransferase, translated as MTDWLHFTGWGRAALWGAVRDVSRLPADLSPHQRDAAQKQVSARLLRHLRVRLEITGAECIGRGPYVVIALHESVVDVLALAQLPLPLRFVARAEIFSWPGVGPAITRLGHVSIDPESGSGGYRHLLRQARAITTGGRAWRCFLRARCWVWKLTFSRARLLWHGT; from the coding sequence GTGACTGACTGGCTGCACTTCACGGGGTGGGGCCGCGCCGCGCTGTGGGGGGCGGTGCGTGACGTCAGCCGGTTGCCCGCGGACCTGAGCCCACACCAGCGGGACGCGGCGCAGAAGCAAGTCAGTGCGCGCCTGTTGCGGCACCTGCGCGTTCGTCTGGAGATCACGGGCGCCGAGTGCATCGGGCGTGGGCCGTACGTCGTGATTGCTCTGCATGAGAGCGTCGTGGACGTGCTGGCGCTGGCGCAGCTGCCCCTGCCGCTGCGGTTTGTTGCGCGCGCAGAGATCTTCAGCTGGCCAGGCGTGGGCCCGGCAATCACCCGGCTGGGCCACGTGAGCATCGACCCGGAAAGTGGGTCGGGCGGCTACCGGCATCTGCTCCGGCAGGCCCGGGCGATCACCACGGGGGGGAGAGCCTGGCGTTGTTTCCTCAGGGCACGGTGCTGGGTCTGGAAACTGACTTTCAGCAGGGCGCGTTTGCTCTGGCACGGCACCTGA
- a CDS encoding IS6 family transposase → MSGQKLPGYRFPLAVISYAVWLYHRFTLSYRDVEELLLERGIAVTRESIRTWCIKFSDPFAQGLRHREPRRGSRWHLDEMCVDVGGVKHWLWRAVDEHGAVLDVLLQEQRDTEAARSFFHRLLEEYDVPEVIHTDKLRSDGAALREFPVLHSVEHVQIVSTARCNNLIEQSHRPTRRQEHQQRGFRSRQRAQGFLNLHARITNLHHPARSTVPARHRRHHQQTAFKTWQETVRQAA, encoded by the coding sequence CTGAGCGGTCAGAAACTCCCTGGTTACCGATTCCCCCTTGCGGTGATCAGTTACGCCGTCTGGCTCTACCACCGCTTTACCCTGAGCTACCGGGACGTCGAGGAACTCTTGCTGGAACGGGGCATCGCCGTCACCCGCGAGTCCATTCGGACCTGGTGTATCAAGTTCAGCGACCCCTTTGCCCAGGGTCTACGCCATCGAGAACCCCGACGGGGTTCCCGGTGGCACCTTGACGAGATGTGCGTGGACGTGGGCGGTGTCAAACACTGGCTGTGGCGGGCCGTCGACGAACACGGAGCCGTGCTGGACGTCCTCCTTCAGGAACAACGCGACACCGAGGCCGCCAGATCGTTCTTCCACCGATTGCTGGAGGAATACGACGTGCCGGAGGTCATCCATACCGACAAGCTTCGGAGTGACGGCGCAGCTCTTCGGGAATTTCCTGTGCTCCACAGCGTGGAGCACGTCCAGATCGTCTCCACGGCCCGCTGTAACAACCTGATCGAACAATCCCACCGCCCGACACGACGCCAGGAACATCAGCAGCGAGGTTTCCGGTCACGGCAGCGGGCACAAGGTTTTCTCAACCTGCACGCCCGCATCACGAATCTTCACCATCCTGCTCGCTCCACCGTTCCCGCTCGCCACCGGCGTCACCACCAACAGACCGCCTTCAAGACGTGGCAAGAAACCGTGCGGCAGGCGGCCTGA
- a CDS encoding dihydrolipoyl dehydrogenase family protein translates to MTASPAVWNVPCALGETVMTVDVAVLGGGAAGLTAAQVAVTRGQTVILIERDRLGGECLFTGCVPSKTLLSLARRVHTARSAEALGLAVLGPPSWAAVQAALGRTIGAFQEADSPHAVQASGVRVVNGEARFVAPRTLELQCQGHTHQIVAGEIVLATGSHPVVPPIEGLTDLPYLTTETLFDLPEAPAHLLILGGGPVGCEMAQAFVRLGSDVTLIQSAAQLLPRDEPEAARHLLQVLRADGVTVHLNAQVQRLRGEADGIKADLDSGGTVTASHVLLATGKRPNVENLGLERIGAAYDEHGLTVDAQMRSTTVPYLSGAGDVVGGPMFTHGATERGTLAGLGATGQAGRLLARARAPGAQVERIPWVTFTSPEIAHWGLTEADAVQKYGRRVIVVDYDYRHLDRAITEGEAGFVKLIALQGRLGTPLGLRVVGAQVVGGPAGELAQLLSMPGRLGIHPLKLALLPAPYPTYAEAVRQTYLGLFTQGRAFGVRRPGRR, encoded by the coding sequence GTGACGGCCTCACCAGCCGTGTGGAACGTGCCGTGCGCGCTGGGCGAAACGGTCATGACGGTCGACGTGGCGGTGCTGGGTGGCGGCGCGGCAGGTTTGACCGCCGCCCAGGTAGCCGTCACCCGCGGTCAGACGGTCATCCTGATCGAGCGTGACCGTCTGGGCGGGGAGTGCCTGTTCACTGGGTGCGTGCCCTCGAAGACGCTGCTCTCCCTGGCCAGACGTGTTCACACGGCGAGAAGCGCCGAGGCACTGGGGCTCGCCGTCCTGGGCCCTCCCAGCTGGGCCGCCGTCCAGGCCGCGCTGGGCCGCACCATCGGGGCGTTTCAGGAGGCGGACAGCCCGCATGCGGTGCAGGCGAGTGGCGTGCGGGTGGTCAACGGCGAGGCGCGGTTCGTCGCCCCCCGCACCCTGGAACTTCAGTGCCAGGGCCACACCCACCAGATCGTGGCTGGGGAGATCGTCCTGGCGACCGGGTCCCACCCGGTGGTCCCTCCCATCGAAGGGCTCACGGACCTGCCCTACCTCACGACGGAAACCCTCTTTGACCTGCCCGAGGCACCCGCCCACCTGCTGATCCTGGGGGGTGGCCCGGTCGGGTGTGAGATGGCGCAGGCGTTCGTGCGTCTGGGCAGCGACGTGACCCTCATTCAATCCGCAGCGCAGCTGCTGCCCCGGGATGAACCCGAGGCGGCCCGGCACCTGCTGCAGGTCCTGCGGGCCGACGGGGTGACCGTTCATTTGAACGCCCAGGTTCAGCGCCTGCGGGGAGAAGCGGACGGCATCAAGGCTGACCTGGACAGCGGTGGGACGGTGACCGCCTCTCATGTGCTGCTCGCTACCGGAAAGCGGCCGAACGTCGAGAACCTTGGGCTGGAACGGATCGGGGCCGCTTATGACGAACACGGGCTGACGGTGGACGCCCAGATGCGCTCCACGACCGTGCCGTACCTGAGCGGGGCAGGCGACGTGGTCGGTGGACCAATGTTCACGCACGGCGCGACCGAGCGCGGCACGCTGGCGGGCCTGGGGGCCACCGGCCAGGCCGGCCGCCTGCTCGCGCGCGCCCGCGCCCCCGGGGCCCAGGTCGAGCGCATTCCCTGGGTGACGTTCACATCCCCCGAAATTGCCCACTGGGGCCTGACGGAGGCGGACGCGGTCCAGAAGTACGGCCGGCGGGTGATCGTCGTCGACTATGACTACCGCCACCTGGACCGCGCCATCACCGAGGGCGAGGCGGGCTTCGTGAAGCTCATTGCCCTCCAGGGCCGCCTGGGCACGCCGCTGGGCCTGCGGGTGGTGGGAGCGCAGGTGGTGGGGGGGCCCGCCGGGGAACTGGCGCAGCTGCTCAGCATGCCTGGCCGCCTCGGCATTCATCCCCTCAAGCTGGCCCTGTTGCCCGCTCCTTACCCGACGTACGCCGAGGCGGTGCGTCAGACGTACCTGGGCTTATTCACGCAAGGGCGAGCCTTTGGGGTGAGGCGCCCTGGACGGCGCTGA
- a CDS encoding carboxymuconolactone decarboxylase family protein, whose product MSEPYHLKQPPVDPEHATPEARAVLEWAKGRVPNMYLMMARQPAVLDTDLYGYEPFRKGAGFTPVEQEVVFLTLSVENGCEYCAGAHSFLADHVSNAPGDVTDAIRDGRPIAEPKLEALWAFTRAMHDTRGRPSQADAEAFLNAGYREEHILGIILGLAVKTISNYTSHVSDTPLDVTFQPREWRPASRS is encoded by the coding sequence ATGAGTGAGCCCTACCACCTGAAGCAGCCTCCCGTCGATCCGGAACACGCCACACCTGAAGCCCGCGCGGTGCTCGAGTGGGCCAAAGGCCGCGTTCCCAACATGTACCTGATGATGGCGCGCCAGCCGGCAGTCCTGGACACCGACCTCTACGGGTACGAGCCGTTCCGCAAGGGGGCCGGTTTCACGCCCGTGGAGCAGGAAGTGGTGTTCCTGACCCTCAGTGTCGAAAACGGCTGTGAGTACTGCGCGGGCGCCCACTCCTTTCTGGCCGATCACGTGTCGAACGCGCCGGGGGACGTCACAGACGCCATCCGGGACGGGCGGCCCATTGCGGAGCCCAAACTCGAGGCCCTGTGGGCATTCACCCGGGCGATGCATGACACCCGTGGCCGTCCCAGCCAGGCCGACGCCGAGGCGTTCCTCAACGCCGGGTACCGTGAGGAACACATCCTGGGGATTATCCTGGGGTTGGCCGTGAAGACCATCAGCAATTACACCAGTCACGTGTCTGATACGCCGCTTGACGTGACCTTCCAGCCCCGGGAATGGCGCCCCGCATCACGGTCGTAA
- a CDS encoding nitroreductase family protein, protein MIPRPTPTFQDLYPGFPEPEFEPLAFRRRSLEEMRRRAQTFYEDMAGRRTTRQFSPEPVPVELIELAVQDPDLKRQMREAAEDEEYRTYTQRMPEEWRAALAPLGTDYVKTHLTDAPWVVVLFREKYGLRADGSASKNYYTTESVAIPAGLFIAAVHHAGLTTLTHTPNPMGFLGELLGRPKNEEAMLVMPVGHPAEDACVPRLARKALGDIFQVDRGE, encoded by the coding sequence ATGATCCCCAGACCCACCCCCACCTTCCAGGATCTGTATCCCGGCTTTCCCGAGCCCGAATTCGAGCCGCTGGCCTTCCGGCGCCGGTCCCTGGAGGAGATGCGCCGCCGTGCCCAGACGTTCTACGAGGACATGGCCGGGCGGCGCACCACCCGGCAGTTCAGTCCGGAGCCCGTGCCGGTGGAGCTGATCGAACTGGCAGTGCAGGACCCTGACCTCAAACGGCAGATGCGTGAGGCGGCGGAAGACGAGGAGTACCGGACCTACACCCAACGGATGCCGGAGGAGTGGCGCGCGGCCCTCGCGCCGCTGGGGACCGATTATGTCAAGACGCACCTCACCGACGCGCCCTGGGTGGTCGTGTTGTTTCGCGAGAAGTATGGCCTGCGCGCCGACGGCAGCGCCTCCAAGAACTACTACACCACGGAGAGTGTGGCCATCCCGGCCGGGCTCTTCATCGCGGCCGTTCACCATGCCGGCCTGACCACCCTGACCCACACGCCCAATCCGATGGGTTTTCTGGGCGAACTGCTGGGCCGGCCTAAGAACGAGGAGGCCATGCTGGTGATGCCGGTCGGGCATCCCGCCGAGGATGCCTGCGTGCCCAGACTCGCCCGCAAGGCCCTGGGCGACATCTTTCAGGTGGACCGAGGAGAATGA